The Rhizoctonia solani chromosome 14, complete sequence genome has a segment encoding these proteins:
- a CDS encoding transcription elongation factor SPT5, which translates to MASRDYLDDDEDDLPEASELGRSRQVEDDVEDDEERDSEEEEDEEDDEEEEDEEQDSGRQRKRVKRAPKRPKAHRFLDLEVEVDDDDEDLDDDDDEFHKEGKQNIATT; encoded by the exons ATGGCCTCCCGCGACTATCTCGATGATGACGAAGATGATTTGCCCGAGGCCTCGGAACTGGGCCGCTCGCGACAGGTAGAAGATGATGTTGAAGACGATGAAGAGAGAGActctgaggaggaggaagacgaagaggatgatgaggaggaggaagacgaggagcaGGACTCGGGGAGACAGAGGAAACGTGTTAAA CGCGCACCCAAACGACCCAAAGCACATCGTTTCCTCGATCTAGAAGTCGAGGTTGACGATGATGACGAGGAtctggatgatgacgatgacgaatTTCACAAGGAAGGCAAGCAAAATATTGCTACCA